Proteins encoded in a region of the Dromaius novaehollandiae isolate bDroNov1 chromosome 18, bDroNov1.hap1, whole genome shotgun sequence genome:
- the SPATA20 gene encoding spermatogenesis-associated protein 20 isoform X3 yields MFAAPLRRAGRCVFLKGSVTMATGGKSSEPSVPRYTNRLINEKSPYLLQHAHNPVDWYPWGHEAFDKAKKENKLIFLSVGYSTCHWCHVMEEESFKNKEIGEIMNKNFVCIKVDREERPDVDKVYMTFVQATSGGGGWPMSVWLTPDLKPFAGGTYFPPEDRVYRVGFRTVLLRIAEQWKHNKDALLENSQKIMEALLTQAEIHGQAQESPPPSEEVMATCFHQLSKSYDEEYGGFSEFPKFPTPVNLNFLFTYWALHRTTPEGARALRMALHTLKMMAHGGIHDHIGQGFHRYSTDQHWHVPHFEKMLYDQGQLAAAYTRAFQISGDEFFADVAGDILLYVSRDLSDQTGGFYSAEDADSYPTATSGEKREGAFCVWTAEEIRALLPDPVEGAAEGTTLGDVFMHHYGVKEGGNVSPMKDPHKELKGKNVLIVQSSLELTAAQFGLELGRLSALLRESRQRLSAARAQRPRPHLDTKMLASWNGLMISGFAQAGAALAKEEYVSRAVQAASFLRRHLFDPTSGRLLRSCYRGKDNTVEQSAVPIQGFLEDYVFVIQALFDLYEASLDQGWLEWALQLQHTQDKLFWDPKGFAYFSSEAGDPSLLLRLKDDQDGAEPSANSVTVTNLLRAACYSGHMEWVEKAGRILAAFSERLLKIPIALPEMARASAAFHHTLKQVVICGDPQGQDTKDLLRCVHSVFCPNKVKRWKLPEESGTWPVIADGL; encoded by the exons ATGTTCGCGGCGCCGCTGCGCCGGGCCGGCAG GTGTGTGTTTCTGAAGGGGAGCGTGACCATGGCCACAGGGGGGAAAAGCAGCGAGCCCAGTGTCCCTCGTTACACCAACCGCCTGATTAATGAGAAGTCCCCCTACCTCCTCCAGCATGCTCACAACCCCGTGGATTG GTACCCTTGGGGCCACGAAGCCTttgataaagcaaagaaagaaaacaagctgaTATTTCTGTCAG TTGGCTACTCCACCTGCCACTGGTGCCATGTGATGGAGGAGGAATCCTTCAAGAACAAGGAGATCGGTGAGATTATGAACAAGAACTTTGTGTGCATAAAAGTGGATCGTGAGGAGCGGCCAGATGTGGACAAAGTGTACATGACCTTTGTGCAG GCAACCAGCGGTGGAGGTGGTTGGCCGATGAGCGTCTGGCTGACTCCGGACCTCAAGCCCTTTGCAGGGGGGACGTACTTCCCTCCTGAAGATAGAGTTTACCGCGTTGGCTTTCGGACTGTGCTGCTCCGAATCGCAGAGCAG TGGAAGCACAACAAAGATGCTCTGTTGGAGAACAGTCAGAAGATCATGGAAGCACTCCTAACCCAGGCTGAGATCCATGGCCAGGCCCAGGAGTCACCCCCACCATCCGAAGAGGTGATGGCCACGTGTTTCCATCAGCTCTCCAAGTCCTATGATGAAGAGTATGGCGGCTTTTCAGAGTTCCCAAAGTTCCCCACCCCAG TGAATTTGAATTTCCTCTTCACGTACTGGGCCCTGCACCGAACAACTCCAGAAGGGGCCCGGGCACTGCGGATGGCCCTCCACACCCTCAAGATGATGGCCCATGGGGGCATTCACGACCACATCGGTCAG GGGTTTCACCGCTACTCCACTGACCAGCACTGGCATGTCCCTCACTTTGAGAAGATGCTGTATGACCAGGGACAGCTGGCAGCCGCATATACCAGAGCATTTCAG ATCTCTGGTGACGAATTCTTTGCTGATGTCGCTGGAGATATTCTGCTCTACGTCTCCCGGGACCTGAGTGACCAG ACCGGAGGTTTCTACAGCGCAGAGGATGCGGACTCCTATCCGACCGCCACGTCTGGAGAGAAGCGAGAAGGGGCGTTCTGCGTGTGGACAGCCGAGGAAATCCGGGCCCTCCTTCCTGACCCTGTCGAGGGGGCTGCAGAAGGGACAACTCTGGGAGATGTCTTCATGCACCACTATGGGGTGAAGGAGGGCGGCAACGTGAGCCCCATGAAG GACCCGCATAAGGAGCTGAAGGGCAAGAACGTCCTTATTGTCCAGTCCTCCCTGGAGCTGACGGCAGCCCAGTTTGGGCTGGAGCTGGGGCGGCTCAGTGCCCTGCTGCGGGAGAGCCGGCAGAGGCTGTCTGCAGCTCGGGCCCAGCGGCCGCGGCCTCACCTGGACACCAAGATGTTGGCATCGTGGAACG GACTGATGATCTCAGGCTTTGCCCAggctggggcagccctggccaAGGAGGAGTACGTGAGCCGGGCTGTGCAAGCGGCCAGCTTTCTGCGGAGACACCTTTTCGACCCCACTAGTGGGAGGCTGCTGCGGAGCTGCTACCGGGGCAAAGACAACACGGTGGAGCAGAG TGCCGTGCCCATCCAAGGCTTCCTGGAGGATTACGTCTTTGTCATCCAGGCTCTCTTTGACCTGTACGAGGCCTCGCTGGACCAGGGCTGGCTGGAGTGGGCCTTGCAGCTCCAGCACACGCAAGACAAGCTCTTCTGGGATCCCAAAGGCTTTGCGTATTTCTCCAGCGAGGCCGGCGACCCCTCTCTGCTCCTCCGCCTGAAGGACG ACCAAGACGGAGCAGAGCCCAGCGCCAACTCTGTCACTGTCACGAACCTGCTCCGAGCAGCCTGTTATTCTGGCCACATGGAGTGGGTGGAAAAAGCTGGGCGGATCTTGGCTGCCTTCTCAGAGAGGTTGCTGAAGATCCCGATAGCCCTGCCAGAGATGGCCCGCGCTAGCGCTGCCTTCCATCACACCCTCAAACAG GTTGTTATCTGTGGGGACCCGCAAGGACAAGACACGAAAGATCTGCTTCGCTGCGTCCACTCTGTCTTCTGCCCAAACAAG GTGAAACGCTGGAAGCTGCCCGAGGAAAGCGGCACTTGGCCGGTGATTGCAGACGGACTGTGA
- the SPATA20 gene encoding spermatogenesis-associated protein 20 isoform X1, producing the protein MFAAPLRRAGRCVFLKGSVTMATGGKSSEPSVPRYTNRLINEKSPYLLQHAHNPVDWYPWGHEAFDKAKKENKLIFLSVGYSTCHWCHVMEEESFKNKEIGEIMNKNFVCIKVDREERPDVDKVYMTFVQATSGGGGWPMSVWLTPDLKPFAGGTYFPPEDRVYRVGFRTVLLRIAEQWKHNKDALLENSQKIMEALLTQAEIHGQAQESPPPSEEVMATCFHQLSKSYDEEYGGFSEFPKFPTPVNLNFLFTYWALHRTTPEGARALRMALHTLKMMAHGGIHDHIGQGFHRYSTDQHWHVPHFEKMLYDQGQLAAAYTRAFQISGDEFFADVAGDILLYVSRDLSDQTGGFYSAEDADSYPTATSGEKREGAFCVWTAEEIRALLPDPVEGAAEGTTLGDVFMHHYGVKEGGNVSPMKDPHKELKGKNVLIVQSSLELTAAQFGLELGRLSALLRESRQRLSAARAQRPRPHLDTKMLASWNGLMISGFAQAGAALAKEEYVSRAVQAASFLRRHLFDPTSGRLLRSCYRGKDNTVEQSAVPIQGFLEDYVFVIQALFDLYEASLDQGWLEWALQLQHTQDKLFWDPKGFAYFSSEAGDPSLLLRLKDDQDGAEPSANSVTVTNLLRAACYSGHMEWVEKAGRILAAFSERLLKIPIALPEMARASAAFHHTLKQVVICGDPQGQDTKDLLRCVHSVFCPNKVLMLADGDTTAFLYRRLPFLASLERRDGKATAYVCSNFACSLPITSPRELRGMLVP; encoded by the exons ATGTTCGCGGCGCCGCTGCGCCGGGCCGGCAG GTGTGTGTTTCTGAAGGGGAGCGTGACCATGGCCACAGGGGGGAAAAGCAGCGAGCCCAGTGTCCCTCGTTACACCAACCGCCTGATTAATGAGAAGTCCCCCTACCTCCTCCAGCATGCTCACAACCCCGTGGATTG GTACCCTTGGGGCCACGAAGCCTttgataaagcaaagaaagaaaacaagctgaTATTTCTGTCAG TTGGCTACTCCACCTGCCACTGGTGCCATGTGATGGAGGAGGAATCCTTCAAGAACAAGGAGATCGGTGAGATTATGAACAAGAACTTTGTGTGCATAAAAGTGGATCGTGAGGAGCGGCCAGATGTGGACAAAGTGTACATGACCTTTGTGCAG GCAACCAGCGGTGGAGGTGGTTGGCCGATGAGCGTCTGGCTGACTCCGGACCTCAAGCCCTTTGCAGGGGGGACGTACTTCCCTCCTGAAGATAGAGTTTACCGCGTTGGCTTTCGGACTGTGCTGCTCCGAATCGCAGAGCAG TGGAAGCACAACAAAGATGCTCTGTTGGAGAACAGTCAGAAGATCATGGAAGCACTCCTAACCCAGGCTGAGATCCATGGCCAGGCCCAGGAGTCACCCCCACCATCCGAAGAGGTGATGGCCACGTGTTTCCATCAGCTCTCCAAGTCCTATGATGAAGAGTATGGCGGCTTTTCAGAGTTCCCAAAGTTCCCCACCCCAG TGAATTTGAATTTCCTCTTCACGTACTGGGCCCTGCACCGAACAACTCCAGAAGGGGCCCGGGCACTGCGGATGGCCCTCCACACCCTCAAGATGATGGCCCATGGGGGCATTCACGACCACATCGGTCAG GGGTTTCACCGCTACTCCACTGACCAGCACTGGCATGTCCCTCACTTTGAGAAGATGCTGTATGACCAGGGACAGCTGGCAGCCGCATATACCAGAGCATTTCAG ATCTCTGGTGACGAATTCTTTGCTGATGTCGCTGGAGATATTCTGCTCTACGTCTCCCGGGACCTGAGTGACCAG ACCGGAGGTTTCTACAGCGCAGAGGATGCGGACTCCTATCCGACCGCCACGTCTGGAGAGAAGCGAGAAGGGGCGTTCTGCGTGTGGACAGCCGAGGAAATCCGGGCCCTCCTTCCTGACCCTGTCGAGGGGGCTGCAGAAGGGACAACTCTGGGAGATGTCTTCATGCACCACTATGGGGTGAAGGAGGGCGGCAACGTGAGCCCCATGAAG GACCCGCATAAGGAGCTGAAGGGCAAGAACGTCCTTATTGTCCAGTCCTCCCTGGAGCTGACGGCAGCCCAGTTTGGGCTGGAGCTGGGGCGGCTCAGTGCCCTGCTGCGGGAGAGCCGGCAGAGGCTGTCTGCAGCTCGGGCCCAGCGGCCGCGGCCTCACCTGGACACCAAGATGTTGGCATCGTGGAACG GACTGATGATCTCAGGCTTTGCCCAggctggggcagccctggccaAGGAGGAGTACGTGAGCCGGGCTGTGCAAGCGGCCAGCTTTCTGCGGAGACACCTTTTCGACCCCACTAGTGGGAGGCTGCTGCGGAGCTGCTACCGGGGCAAAGACAACACGGTGGAGCAGAG TGCCGTGCCCATCCAAGGCTTCCTGGAGGATTACGTCTTTGTCATCCAGGCTCTCTTTGACCTGTACGAGGCCTCGCTGGACCAGGGCTGGCTGGAGTGGGCCTTGCAGCTCCAGCACACGCAAGACAAGCTCTTCTGGGATCCCAAAGGCTTTGCGTATTTCTCCAGCGAGGCCGGCGACCCCTCTCTGCTCCTCCGCCTGAAGGACG ACCAAGACGGAGCAGAGCCCAGCGCCAACTCTGTCACTGTCACGAACCTGCTCCGAGCAGCCTGTTATTCTGGCCACATGGAGTGGGTGGAAAAAGCTGGGCGGATCTTGGCTGCCTTCTCAGAGAGGTTGCTGAAGATCCCGATAGCCCTGCCAGAGATGGCCCGCGCTAGCGCTGCCTTCCATCACACCCTCAAACAG GTTGTTATCTGTGGGGACCCGCAAGGACAAGACACGAAAGATCTGCTTCGCTGCGTCCACTCTGTCTTCTGCCCAAACAAG GTGCTGATGCTGGCCGACGGCGACACCACCGCCTTCCTCTACCGCCGGCTGCCCTTCCTGGCTTCCCTGGAGAGGAGGGACGGCAAAGCCACGGCCTACGTCTGCAGCAACTTCGCCTGCTCCCTGCCCATCACCTCGCCCCGGGAGCTGCGCGGGATGCTCGTCCCGTGA
- the SPATA20 gene encoding spermatogenesis-associated protein 20 isoform X2, with protein sequence MFAAPLRRAGRCVFLKGSVTMATGGKSSEPSVPRYTNRLINEKSPYLLQHAHNPVDWYPWGHEAFDKAKKENKLIFLSVGYSTCHWCHVMEEESFKNKEIGEIMNKNFVCIKVDREERPDVDKVYMTFVQATSGGGGWPMSVWLTPDLKPFAGGTYFPPEDRVYRVGFRTVLLRIAEQWKHNKDALLENSQKIMEALLTQAEIHGQAQESPPPSEEVMATCFHQLSKSYDEEYGGFSEFPKFPTPVNLNFLFTYWALHRTTPEGARALRMALHTLKMMAHGGIHDHIGQGFHRYSTDQHWHVPHFEKMLYDQGQLAAAYTRAFQISGDEFFADVAGDILLYVSRDLSDQTGGFYSAEDADSYPTATSGEKREGAFCVWTAEEIRALLPDPVEGAAEGTTLGDVFMHHYGVKEGGNVSPMKDPHKELKGKNVLIVQSSLELTAAQFGLELGRLSALLRESRQRLSAARAQRPRPHLDTKMLASWNGLMISGFAQAGAALAKEEYVSRAVQAASFLRRHLFDPTSGRLLRSCYRGKDNTVEQSAVPIQGFLEDYVFVIQALFDLYEASLDQGWLEWALQLQHTQDKLFWDPKGFAYFSSEAGDPSLLLRLKDDQDGAEPSANSVTVTNLLRAACYSGHMEWVEKAGRILAAFSERLLKIPIALPEMARASAAFHHTLKQVVICGDPQGQDTKDLLRCVHSVFCPNKVPGIGTSSCSAWVAGTGARALVSLTQAGANWREASCQQ encoded by the exons ATGTTCGCGGCGCCGCTGCGCCGGGCCGGCAG GTGTGTGTTTCTGAAGGGGAGCGTGACCATGGCCACAGGGGGGAAAAGCAGCGAGCCCAGTGTCCCTCGTTACACCAACCGCCTGATTAATGAGAAGTCCCCCTACCTCCTCCAGCATGCTCACAACCCCGTGGATTG GTACCCTTGGGGCCACGAAGCCTttgataaagcaaagaaagaaaacaagctgaTATTTCTGTCAG TTGGCTACTCCACCTGCCACTGGTGCCATGTGATGGAGGAGGAATCCTTCAAGAACAAGGAGATCGGTGAGATTATGAACAAGAACTTTGTGTGCATAAAAGTGGATCGTGAGGAGCGGCCAGATGTGGACAAAGTGTACATGACCTTTGTGCAG GCAACCAGCGGTGGAGGTGGTTGGCCGATGAGCGTCTGGCTGACTCCGGACCTCAAGCCCTTTGCAGGGGGGACGTACTTCCCTCCTGAAGATAGAGTTTACCGCGTTGGCTTTCGGACTGTGCTGCTCCGAATCGCAGAGCAG TGGAAGCACAACAAAGATGCTCTGTTGGAGAACAGTCAGAAGATCATGGAAGCACTCCTAACCCAGGCTGAGATCCATGGCCAGGCCCAGGAGTCACCCCCACCATCCGAAGAGGTGATGGCCACGTGTTTCCATCAGCTCTCCAAGTCCTATGATGAAGAGTATGGCGGCTTTTCAGAGTTCCCAAAGTTCCCCACCCCAG TGAATTTGAATTTCCTCTTCACGTACTGGGCCCTGCACCGAACAACTCCAGAAGGGGCCCGGGCACTGCGGATGGCCCTCCACACCCTCAAGATGATGGCCCATGGGGGCATTCACGACCACATCGGTCAG GGGTTTCACCGCTACTCCACTGACCAGCACTGGCATGTCCCTCACTTTGAGAAGATGCTGTATGACCAGGGACAGCTGGCAGCCGCATATACCAGAGCATTTCAG ATCTCTGGTGACGAATTCTTTGCTGATGTCGCTGGAGATATTCTGCTCTACGTCTCCCGGGACCTGAGTGACCAG ACCGGAGGTTTCTACAGCGCAGAGGATGCGGACTCCTATCCGACCGCCACGTCTGGAGAGAAGCGAGAAGGGGCGTTCTGCGTGTGGACAGCCGAGGAAATCCGGGCCCTCCTTCCTGACCCTGTCGAGGGGGCTGCAGAAGGGACAACTCTGGGAGATGTCTTCATGCACCACTATGGGGTGAAGGAGGGCGGCAACGTGAGCCCCATGAAG GACCCGCATAAGGAGCTGAAGGGCAAGAACGTCCTTATTGTCCAGTCCTCCCTGGAGCTGACGGCAGCCCAGTTTGGGCTGGAGCTGGGGCGGCTCAGTGCCCTGCTGCGGGAGAGCCGGCAGAGGCTGTCTGCAGCTCGGGCCCAGCGGCCGCGGCCTCACCTGGACACCAAGATGTTGGCATCGTGGAACG GACTGATGATCTCAGGCTTTGCCCAggctggggcagccctggccaAGGAGGAGTACGTGAGCCGGGCTGTGCAAGCGGCCAGCTTTCTGCGGAGACACCTTTTCGACCCCACTAGTGGGAGGCTGCTGCGGAGCTGCTACCGGGGCAAAGACAACACGGTGGAGCAGAG TGCCGTGCCCATCCAAGGCTTCCTGGAGGATTACGTCTTTGTCATCCAGGCTCTCTTTGACCTGTACGAGGCCTCGCTGGACCAGGGCTGGCTGGAGTGGGCCTTGCAGCTCCAGCACACGCAAGACAAGCTCTTCTGGGATCCCAAAGGCTTTGCGTATTTCTCCAGCGAGGCCGGCGACCCCTCTCTGCTCCTCCGCCTGAAGGACG ACCAAGACGGAGCAGAGCCCAGCGCCAACTCTGTCACTGTCACGAACCTGCTCCGAGCAGCCTGTTATTCTGGCCACATGGAGTGGGTGGAAAAAGCTGGGCGGATCTTGGCTGCCTTCTCAGAGAGGTTGCTGAAGATCCCGATAGCCCTGCCAGAGATGGCCCGCGCTAGCGCTGCCTTCCATCACACCCTCAAACAG GTTGTTATCTGTGGGGACCCGCAAGGACAAGACACGAAAGATCTGCTTCGCTGCGTCCACTCTGTCTTCTGCCCAAACAAG GTGCCGGGGATTGGCACGTCGAGCTGCAGCGCGTGGGTAGCTGGCACTGGGGCAAGAGCACTGGTTTCTCTAACCCAAGCTGGGGCAAACTGGAGAGAGGCCAGTTGTCAGCA GTGA